From Methanomicrobiales archaeon HGW-Methanomicrobiales-1, a single genomic window includes:
- the ftsZ gene encoding cell division protein FtsZ: MQSIINDALKNADLEKEMKKASTSNETDDDFCGQPRIVIIGCGGAGNNTVNRIHHMGVSGAETIAINTDKQHLDMIQADKRILIGKSLTKGLGAGGYPDVGKRAAEMARPTLEAILESADLVFITAGMGGGTGTGSAPVVASIAKEQGAIVVGMVSYPFQVEKARLIRAEEGLEALAAAADSVIVLDNNRLKNFVPNLPLGQAFSVMDQLIGETVKGISETITEPSLINIDYADVRAIMSKGGVAVMLVGESKQQNKAESVVRECLSNPMLDIDYRGATGSLIHITGGTDLTLQDAEEVATSLTYELDPHADVIWGARVRSDMEGKIRVLAIMTGVKSAQILGSRQSYKTMVNDIENKRSNPKAVEMPQSRRGGRDQPSGGGVLEWVG; this comes from the coding sequence ATGCAGAGCATTATTAACGACGCTTTAAAAAATGCTGACCTAGAAAAAGAGATGAAAAAGGCCAGCACATCAAATGAAACGGATGACGACTTCTGCGGACAGCCACGCATCGTAATTATCGGATGCGGAGGCGCTGGCAACAACACCGTAAACCGTATCCACCACATGGGTGTTTCCGGTGCAGAGACGATCGCAATCAACACTGACAAGCAGCACCTGGACATGATCCAGGCCGACAAACGTATCCTTATCGGTAAATCATTAACCAAAGGTCTCGGCGCCGGTGGATACCCCGATGTCGGTAAACGTGCAGCAGAGATGGCTCGCCCCACCCTTGAGGCAATCCTGGAATCAGCAGACCTTGTCTTTATCACAGCAGGTATGGGAGGAGGTACCGGTACCGGTTCAGCTCCCGTTGTTGCATCCATTGCAAAAGAGCAGGGCGCAATCGTAGTCGGCATGGTCAGCTACCCGTTCCAGGTAGAAAAGGCCCGCTTGATCCGTGCAGAAGAAGGTCTTGAGGCACTTGCAGCAGCAGCAGACTCCGTGATTGTTCTCGATAACAACCGGTTGAAGAACTTCGTCCCGAACCTCCCGTTAGGCCAGGCATTCTCCGTAATGGACCAGCTCATCGGTGAGACCGTCAAGGGAATTTCAGAAACAATCACTGAGCCATCACTCATCAACATTGACTATGCAGATGTCCGCGCCATCATGTCAAAGGGCGGCGTTGCAGTCATGCTCGTTGGAGAGAGCAAGCAGCAGAACAAGGCAGAAAGCGTAGTCCGCGAATGCTTAAGCAACCCGATGCTCGACATCGACTACCGCGGCGCAACCGGCAGCCTGATCCACATCACCGGTGGCACTGACCTTACCTTACAGGATGCAGAAGAAGTTGCAACCTCACTCACGTACGAGCTCGACCCCCACGCAGATGTCATCTGGGGCGCCCGTGTGCGCAGTGACATGGAAGGCAAGATCCGTGTACTCGCGATCATGACCGGTGTCAAGAGCGCGCAGATCCTCGGTTCACGCCAGTCCTACAAGACCATGGTCAATGATATTGAAAACAAGCGTTCAAACCCCAAGGCAGTTGAGATGCCTCAAAGCAGAAGAGGCGGCAGGGACCAGCCCAGTGGCGGCGGCGTTCTTGAATGGGTCGGTTAA
- a CDS encoding phosphoserine phosphatase, giving the protein MLNDLMEKRKKTLAESEEHKNHRNELNASASKFARERNTLNNQTREFVEEAQKNKDLRDKYNQDVLDVKAQRNDFNDKANVLFEDIESFKKEHGSAKSRGTKELQKQIEFMEYRQQTEVFTTDKERELIDKIKQMKSQVREQEAEFEQNKEMRTKITDAREFRKQASDLHAKVTEVAELAQKHHDLMVESYRKADKSREAADAAHKSFVEAQESADSEHKFFIACQKELRDYDKVISGLRKKTKKVKVSKEQKAVRKEAESLFKNFRAGEKLTTDDILLLQRSKLI; this is encoded by the coding sequence ATGTTGAATGACCTTATGGAAAAAAGAAAAAAAACTCTTGCCGAGTCTGAAGAACACAAAAACCACCGCAACGAACTGAATGCATCTGCAAGCAAGTTTGCCCGCGAAAGAAACACGCTCAACAACCAGACAAGGGAGTTTGTAGAAGAAGCGCAGAAAAACAAGGATCTCCGGGATAAATATAACCAGGATGTCCTTGATGTCAAGGCCCAGCGCAATGATTTTAACGATAAAGCAAACGTTCTTTTCGAAGATATTGAATCCTTTAAAAAGGAACATGGCTCTGCAAAAAGCCGCGGCACCAAAGAACTCCAGAAACAGATAGAGTTCATGGAGTACCGCCAGCAGACCGAGGTTTTCACCACCGATAAGGAACGCGAACTGATCGATAAGATCAAGCAGATGAAAAGCCAGGTGCGGGAACAGGAAGCCGAGTTCGAGCAGAACAAAGAGATGCGCACCAAGATTACTGATGCACGCGAATTTCGCAAGCAGGCATCCGATCTGCACGCAAAAGTAACTGAAGTCGCAGAACTTGCCCAGAAGCACCACGACCTCATGGTCGAATCTTACCGAAAGGCTGACAAATCACGCGAAGCCGCCGACGCAGCACACAAGAGTTTTGTCGAGGCACAGGAATCCGCAGATTCCGAGCACAAGTTCTTTATTGCCTGCCAGAAGGAACTTCGCGATTACGATAAGGTCATATCAGGTCTGCGCAAGAAGACCAAGAAAGTCAAGGTCTCCAAAGAGCAGAAAGCGGTCAGGAAAGAAGCAGAGAGCCTGTTTAAGAATTTCCGGGCCGGAGAAAAACTCACTACCGACGATATTTTACTCCTCCAGCGCTCAAAACTCATCTAA
- a CDS encoding class I and II aminotransferase, which produces MTLDFPKRVVHGGTGKRQLEKTRKSVLDFSASVNPFPPQFAWHCDPALLASYPDDSYHELKERIGAIFHRDPEEICVGNGSIELIRAFCSVVLRGDKHFFCESPTFGEYALSARLAGATPVDNPAMADVSFICNPNNPTGILQEKKSLVQKLADMRSHGGMLFCDEAFIDLSDPDQSLSGVNDSNLFVLHSITKSFSVPGIRFGFGFGDPDLVEKIEISRSPWSVNSFAEAFAMEALLHMDDLKVSRDRIRKERDWLSQEIEALGFHCHPSSVNYILVECYRDATKICECLEGRLILVRNCTSFGMPTHIRVAVRTREENLLLMEALAACTP; this is translated from the coding sequence GTGACTCTTGATTTTCCTAAACGAGTGGTTCATGGGGGGACTGGAAAGCGCCAGCTCGAAAAAACCCGGAAAAGTGTGCTGGATTTCAGCGCGAGTGTCAATCCCTTTCCCCCACAGTTTGCCTGGCACTGCGATCCGGCACTCCTTGCTTCGTATCCGGACGACTCCTACCATGAACTTAAGGAACGAATTGGTGCAATATTCCATCGCGACCCCGAGGAGATTTGTGTAGGCAACGGTTCGATAGAGTTGATCAGGGCGTTTTGCTCTGTCGTGCTTCGCGGGGATAAACATTTTTTTTGTGAATCCCCGACATTTGGTGAATATGCACTTTCTGCACGTCTTGCAGGAGCTACACCTGTGGATAATCCTGCGATGGCAGATGTCTCGTTCATCTGCAATCCCAACAATCCAACCGGTATATTACAGGAAAAAAAGAGTCTGGTACAGAAACTTGCCGATATGAGATCGCATGGCGGGATGCTCTTTTGCGATGAAGCTTTTATTGACCTTTCTGATCCTGACCAGAGTCTTTCCGGCGTCAATGACTCAAATCTCTTTGTCCTGCATTCAATAACAAAAAGTTTTTCGGTTCCGGGAATCAGGTTCGGTTTTGGATTTGGGGACCCGGATCTGGTTGAGAAGATAGAAATATCCCGTTCTCCCTGGAGCGTGAATTCCTTTGCCGAGGCTTTTGCCATGGAGGCGCTTCTCCATATGGATGATCTTAAGGTATCGCGAGACCGAATACGGAAGGAACGTGACTGGCTCTCCCAGGAGATTGAAGCGCTGGGATTCCACTGTCACCCCTCATCAGTAAATTATATTCTTGTGGAATGTTATCGTGATGCCACAAAGATTTGCGAGTGCCTGGAGGGGCGCCTGATTCTTGTTAGGAACTGCACATCCTTTGGGATGCCTACCCATATTCGCGTTGCAGTCAGGACCCGGGAAGAAAATCTTCTGCTCATGGAGGCTTTAGCGGCATGCACGCCCTGA
- a CDS encoding TIGR00300 family protein, which produces MGESQEIELRGHIIDSGIMTQLFDRVMDMGGNYEILVFDIGKKKTDPSYARLRINASSNENLRSILSEVHRLGARPVEVKDVFLVAAEADRVVPKGFYTTSNHPTEIKYQGEWIPVESIEMDFLIVVDPKKKRAAAVALGKIRKGDLVIVGEQGVSVNYPERPREESTFEFMHGTVSSERPSETLIARIAREILDVRKKGGKIAVVGGPAIIHTGADKALAELIHKGYIDVLFAGNALPTHDIEYNIYGTSLGMDISTGKPVMGGHKHHLYAISEIMRAGSIKNAVDNGVIKSGIMYECVKKNIPFVLAGSIRDDGPLPDVIQDVMEAQDAMRKHIEGCSMVLMIATLLHSIAVGNCLPSKVKTVCVDINPAHLTKLMDRGTTQAIGIVSDAGTFLPLLAKQLELQSAAAKK; this is translated from the coding sequence ATGGGAGAGTCGCAGGAGATAGAGCTGCGGGGTCATATCATAGACTCCGGGATTATGACACAGCTCTTCGACCGGGTCATGGATATGGGCGGCAACTATGAGATCCTGGTCTTTGATATAGGTAAGAAGAAGACCGACCCGAGTTATGCCCGCCTCCGGATCAACGCCTCAAGTAATGAGAACCTCCGTTCTATCCTGTCCGAAGTTCATCGTCTCGGTGCCCGCCCGGTCGAAGTCAAGGATGTCTTCCTTGTCGCAGCGGAAGCGGATCGCGTTGTCCCCAAGGGATTCTATACAACCTCTAATCATCCCACGGAAATTAAATACCAGGGCGAGTGGATTCCGGTAGAATCAATAGAGATGGATTTTCTCATTGTCGTGGATCCAAAAAAGAAACGTGCAGCAGCTGTTGCCTTGGGAAAAATCCGCAAAGGGGATCTGGTTATTGTCGGGGAACAGGGAGTAAGTGTGAATTATCCTGAACGTCCCCGCGAGGAGAGCACATTTGAGTTCATGCATGGCACGGTATCTTCCGAACGACCCAGTGAGACCCTCATTGCCCGGATCGCCCGGGAAATTCTTGACGTCCGGAAGAAGGGAGGAAAAATTGCAGTTGTCGGGGGACCTGCGATCATCCATACCGGAGCGGACAAAGCCTTGGCGGAACTGATCCATAAAGGGTATATCGATGTCCTTTTTGCGGGCAATGCCCTGCCTACTCACGATATCGAGTATAATATCTATGGTACTTCCCTCGGAATGGATATTTCAACGGGAAAACCCGTCATGGGCGGTCATAAACATCATCTCTATGCGATAAGCGAGATCATGAGAGCGGGATCAATAAAGAATGCCGTTGACAATGGGGTAATAAAAAGCGGGATAATGTATGAATGTGTCAAGAAGAATATCCCATTCGTCCTTGCCGGGTCTATCCGGGACGACGGGCCTTTACCTGATGTAATTCAGGATGTCATGGAAGCGCAGGATGCAATGCGCAAGCATATCGAAGGGTGCAGCATGGTGTTAATGATTGCAACTCTCCTCCACTCCATCGCTGTCGGCAACTGCCTGCCTTCAAAAGTCAAGACGGTCTGCGTGGACATCAATCCTGCCCATCTTACCAAACTGATGGACCGTGGCACGACACAGGCAATTGGTATCGTGTCCGATGCCGGAACATTCCTACCCCTGCTCGCAAAACAG
- a CDS encoding 5-deoxyadenosylcobinamide phosphate nucleotidyltransferase: MHALIMAGGAGSRLNLGEKPLILICGQPLVSYVVDAFEDAGCKPVIATSFRTPMTQNWCRAHGIEFCKTAGTGYVEDMVQAVGMLEDEGPVFISASDLPCITSDIISTISDAHRSSGKDACSAWVPAAMVKSCREGMPYREEILGVMVCPAGVNILHGALIDQPQDEFQLLLEEPRLALNINTKADLAEAEIFIRQNPVTKSAGKPFS; the protein is encoded by the coding sequence ATGCACGCCCTGATCATGGCAGGGGGTGCAGGAAGCAGGCTTAACCTTGGGGAAAAACCGCTTATTTTGATCTGTGGACAACCCTTGGTTTCCTACGTGGTTGATGCGTTTGAAGATGCCGGGTGCAAACCCGTTATAGCAACCTCATTCCGGACACCGATGACCCAGAACTGGTGTCGGGCCCATGGCATTGAATTCTGTAAAACTGCTGGTACCGGGTATGTGGAAGATATGGTACAAGCGGTTGGTATGCTCGAAGATGAAGGACCGGTGTTTATCAGTGCTTCCGATCTTCCCTGCATTACCTCGGATATCATCAGTACGATTTCTGATGCGCATCGTTCCAGCGGAAAAGATGCCTGTTCTGCCTGGGTGCCTGCAGCAATGGTAAAATCCTGTCGGGAGGGTATGCCTTACCGCGAAGAGATACTCGGTGTTATGGTTTGCCCGGCGGGAGTAAATATCCTGCATGGTGCACTTATTGACCAACCCCAGGATGAGTTTCAGCTGCTTTTAGAAGAACCCCGCCTGGCTCTTAATATTAATACGAAAGCTGATCTTGCTGAAGCTGAGATTTTTATCCGGCAAAATCCTGTTACGAAATCTGCAGGAAAACCATTTTCATAA
- a CDS encoding ribbon-helix-helix protein, CopG family, with protein MMQRITLRLPEQQINLLQQIVDTGEYPNISEAVRAAVRELVEKRANRVLKESDQVSFKV; from the coding sequence ATGATGCAAAGAATCACGCTCCGATTGCCTGAACAGCAAATCAATCTGCTACAACAGATAGTAGACACGGGAGAATATCCCAACATTTCTGAAGCTGTTCGGGCTGCGGTCCGCGAACTTGTTGAAAAACGTGCAAACCGTGTCTTAAAGGAGAGCGACCAGGTTTCATTCAAGGTTTGA